In a single window of the Limnochorda sp. L945t genome:
- a CDS encoding response regulator transcription factor, protein MDSERILVVDDEPHILKAVSHRLERSGYQVEVAADGEEALEKFDRFRPDLVVLDLMLPRLDGYEVCHAIRERSNTPIIILSARSEEPDRLTGFWLGADDYLTKPFSLAELVLRIQAVLRRARPDPGVERAGASAAGERPDTGATEGGAPAAGTEQVLHFEGLTIDRQCRMVWRRGQPVDLTAREFDLLWLLASHPMVVFTRDQILDRVWQSDYAGDLANVTVCISRLREKLEEDPLAPQFIQTVRGVGYRFRARPIRPGSPAPQVPAV, encoded by the coding sequence GTGGACTCCGAACGCATACTCGTCGTCGACGACGAACCGCACATCCTCAAGGCGGTGAGCCACCGCCTCGAGCGTTCGGGCTACCAGGTGGAGGTAGCGGCGGACGGGGAAGAGGCCCTGGAGAAGTTCGACCGTTTCCGGCCCGACCTGGTCGTGCTCGACCTGATGCTGCCGCGCCTCGACGGCTACGAGGTGTGCCACGCCATCCGGGAACGGTCCAACACGCCCATCATCATCCTCTCGGCCCGCAGCGAGGAGCCCGATCGCCTGACCGGCTTCTGGTTGGGAGCGGACGACTACCTTACCAAGCCCTTCAGCCTCGCGGAACTGGTGTTGAGGATCCAGGCGGTGCTGCGCCGGGCCCGCCCCGATCCCGGCGTCGAACGCGCAGGCGCCTCCGCTGCGGGCGAGCGGCCCGACACAGGAGCGACCGAGGGCGGCGCGCCGGCAGCGGGCACGGAGCAGGTGCTCCACTTCGAGGGGCTCACGATTGACCGGCAGTGCCGCATGGTGTGGCGGCGGGGGCAGCCGGTGGATCTCACCGCCAGGGAGTTCGACCTCTTGTGGCTGCTCGCGAGCCACCCCATGGTGGTCTTCACCCGGGACCAGATCCTCGATCGAGTGTGGCAAAGCGATTACGCGGGGGATCTCGCCAACGTGACGGTCTGCATCAGCCGGTTGCGGGAAAAGCTCGAGGAGGATCCCCTGGCCCCGCAGTTCATCCAGACGGTGCGCGGGGTGGGCTACCGGTTCAGGGCCCGGCCCATCCGCCCGGGGTCGCCCGCGCCTCAAGTGCCGGCCGTGTGA